The nucleotide sequence AGATTGAATGTTTATTGTTGATACCGTTGCTGCCAGGACTGAGCATAAAATAAATCCAGCAACAAATGGCGTAAAAAGCTGTTTGACCATAACAATGAAAACAAGTTCACGGTTTGCAAGTGCTGGAAATAACATAGCCTTGCCAGCAATTCCTACTAAAACAGCAGAGCTTAGAACTAAAATTTGCCACGAGCTTCCAATAATGCGAGCCTTAGAAATATTTTTTGGGTCATTAATTCCCATGAAACTAACTAAAATATGTGGCTGTCCAAAATACCCAGGGCCCCATGTTAAAAGAGCCAAAAGCGTTGCAATTATTCCACCAGTTGGCCAAAGTGAAAAATAGTCAGCGCCAAAAAGTTGTAATGAGTTTGAAAGTTGTATAAAGCCACCAAGCTTAGAGTAGACGGCATACAGCGGAACAAGCATGATGCATGCAAGAAGAAAAACACCTTGGCACGCATTACTCCAGGCAACTGCCATGCGACCACCTAGCAGCGTGTAGACGAGCGATAAGCTGAGGCCTAAAAATATTCCTGTGTGGTATGGAATTTCAAAAACAATTTCAAACACTCGCCCGAGTCCAACTATTCCTGCGGCAATATAAAAAGTGAAAAAATAAAGACAAAATATACCACTTATTATTTTTATAATGTTTGTTTTGTCTTGTAATTTTTTTTCAAAAAATGATGAAAGGGTCAGGCTGTCATACTGTTCTGTTTGTTTTCGAAGCTCTGAAGCAATAAACGTCCATGTTAAAAACATAAAAATAATAAGCCCGAGAGCAAACCAGATACCAGAAAGTCCGACTGCATAGATCAGGCCTGGAAATCCCATAAAAAGCCAATCGCTCATGTCACTTGCTTGTGCGCTGATTGCGGTAAGCCAATAGCTTAAAGATCTATCCCCTGAAGAAAATTCACTATGACTTTGATATTTTCTATAAAAATAAACCCCGATTCCCAAAAGAAGAGAAAAATAAAGAGTAAATGCTGCAAGCATGGCATTGAACATAGATATCCTTACGATTGAAAAATTTTAAGCACTGCCTTTAAGCAATTATCATGCATGAAGCATTGTTTTTTTACAATCCAAATAAGTTTTTTGTAGCGTTAGCAGTAACTTCCATAACTTTTAGAATCGGCTCGTTTTTAAGTTCAGAAACAAAATCGGCAACGGTTCTAATTTGGGCTGGGGAGTTCTGTTTACCACGAATTATTTGTGGGGGTAAAAAAGGAGCATCTGTTTCGAAAATGATTTTTTCTAATGGAACAGATCGGACGACGTTTCGTAAAATTTCATTTTTTGGATAGGTTAAAGTGCCACCAATTCCCAAAACAAATCCAAGGTCAATATATTTTTGGGCATAGATCTCATCAGAAGAAAAACAGTGAATCGTGCCTTTAAAGTTTGGTTCATTTTTATAGTTAGCAAGAATTTCATATGTTTCAATGTCTGCATCACGAGAGTGAATAACAAGCGCAAGGTTGTGCTCCAAGGCTAGTTGGATTTGAGCATCAAATAGATTTTGCTGCCTTTTTAAATCATATCCAGGGTAATGTTTATCGATTCCACATTCGCCAATTCCAACAATTTTTAATTCTTTTTTTTGCGCGGCTAAATTTTTAAAAGACTCAACTATTTCTTGCCAATTATCTTGAGCGTCATTTGGGTGCAGGCCAATTGTTGCAAAGCAGTTTTCAAAATGTTTTGCAATTTCTATGCACAGTAGACTCTCGTTTAAATCTGTTCCAACGTTGATGATGGTTGTCACGTCGCGACTTGCAGCATCGTCAATAATATTTTTGCATGTCATTAATTCTTGATCAGAGAGCGCTTTAAAATTTTTATTTTCTGTAAAATTTCGAATCATAAGATTCATGTGGCAATGTGTTTCAATCAGCATATTGAGCCTTTAAAGCTAAAATTTTTTGTTTTTCATATAGATTTATTTGACAAACAGCTAAATAAATTTACTCTAGTTTACAGAAACTATCAAAGTTTAGTGGATAAGCAGTGTTCCATTATATGTATGAGTAAGGAGATCCCATGAACAAGACCAAATTGATCGACGCTTTAAGCGAAGAAACAACTTTCAGCAAAAAAGATATCGCTAGAGTTTTAGACTCAGTTGTTCGTATTATCGAACGTTGTCTAAAAAAAGGTGAAAAAGTATCTATCACTGGATTTGGAAGCTTTTGGATTTCAGAGCGTTCAGCTCGCAAAGGTATCAATCCAGCAACTAAACAAAAAATTAATATTCCAAGCGTAACAGTACCTAAATTCAAAGCTGGAAAAAACCTACGTGAAGTAGTGCGTAAAGTTCAGTTTTAATAAGGTAGTAAGGTTAGATTGAATTTATTTCGCCTTGCAAAATAGTTATCCATTGTAAGGTCGCACAGTTTTCTGTTCGACCTTATTCTTTTGTTGAAATTAAACATTATATTTATTACAAATTTGAATTGCTGGAGCTTTGATATGGTTGACTTAGCAGAACTTCGTAAAAACCCTGAGTGGTTTACTCAAGAAATTTTAAAAAAAGATCCATCTTTTGACACAGCTTCTTTGATATCTTTAGATGTCGAATTTAGACAACTTTCAATTGAAGTTGAGTCTTTAAGAAAAGAAAAAAATGATCTAGCAAAACAGGCTAGTGGCGGGATCTCTCAGGAAGTTCGCAATCGATCCATAGAAATTGGAAAGCAACTCAAAGAAAAAGAATTACTGCTAACAAAAGTAGAAAAAGATTTTTCAGATGCATATCTTGCATGCCCAAATATTATGCATGAACGGGTTCCTGTTGGTGGAAAATTAGAAAACAAAGAAGTAAGAAGCTTTGGCTCTAAGGCTGTTTTTGATTTTACGCCAAAAGATCATTTGAAGTTGGGGACAGATTTAGGTTGGTTTGATTTCGCTGCAGCTGCAAAAGTAACAGGATCTAACTTTGCATGGTATAAGGGTGAGTCAGTTAAGTTAATGTATGCACTTACCCGGCTTATGATACAAAATAACGTTAAGCATGGTTTTGAGCCAATGCTGCCACCATACATGGTTAATACAAAATCATTAGAAGCATCTGGCCAATTACCAAAATTTGCTGACGGGGTGTACAAAATTGAGGGAGAAGATTTGTACATGATCCCAACCTCTGAAGTAAGTTTGTTGAATTATTATCGAGATACTATTTTTGAATCAAATGATCTTCCAAAAAGACTAACTTCTTGGACAAGCTGCTTTCGTCGTGAAGCAGGAACACATGGAGCTAGCGAGCGCGGACTCATTCGAATACATCAATTTGAAAAGGTAGAATTAGTTTCTTTTACCAAGCCTGAAGATTCTTATCAAGAACTTGAACGCATGGTTGCATGTGGTGAAGATATTTTAAAACAGCTTGGTCTTCATTATCGAGTTTCTCTTCTTGCAGCACAAGATTGTTCTTTCCAGGCTTCTATGACTTATGATTTAGAAGTTTGGATGCCAGGCCAAGGAAGTTACTATGAAGTTTCATCAGCAAGCAATTGTACAGATTTTCAATCTCGTCGTGCTAAAATTCGCTATCGTGAAAACGTTGGTAGCAAAACTGAATATGCTCACAGCTTAAATGCATCATCGCTAGCTCTTCCACGATTGATGGTTGCCTTGATGGAAACATATCAACAAAAGGATGGCTCAATTAAACTACCTGAATGTTTATTGCAGCAAGGATGGTAATGTATGATTTCACCAGAAGTTGCACAAAGAGTTAAAGAATTTGAAATTCATACTCGTCGTATGCTTAGTGGGTCAAAAATTGGCAGCAATAAATCTAGACAAAAAGGTTTTGGGTTTGAATTTGATCAGCTTAGATCTTATCAGTATGGCGATGATGTTCGCTTAATTGATTGGAAAAGTTCTGCCAGAAGCCCTGATAATATGTTTGTTCGTCAGTATCATGAAGAGAGAAATCGTACATTCATGATTTGTGTTGATGTTTCAATGTCTACAAATTTCGCCTCAGGGCAGTATTTAAAACAAGATGTCATGAAGCAAATAGCAGGAGTTTTATCTTTAGCTGGCGAGCAAGGCAAAGATAAAGTTGGATTAATATTTTTTTCAGATCGCATTGAAAAAATGATACCACCATCTTGTGGGCAAAATCACACGCAACAATTATTGACAGAGCTTTTTTCTTATAAGGCTACTGGTAAAAAAACTGATTTAAATGTATTATTTGATTATGTAGCTGCTCGTGTTGCAAAAAGATCAATTTTATTTGTTATTTCAGACTTTATAGCAGATGATTTTACAAAGTCTTTAAAGCAAGTTACTTTTGACAAAGAGGTTATTGCGATTTCTTGTCATGATAAACAAGAAACTTCTATGGCAAATATAGGATTGGTTTGGATGCAAGATAGTGAATCCGGTGAATTAGCCTTGATTAATACTTCAAGCAAAAAGCATGGGATTGCAAGCGGGTTGCAGCAGAGATTGCAGGATCAGAAAAAAATTCTGCAAAAGTCAGGAATTGACATATTAAATGTGCAGGTTCCAGATCAATTTATGCATGATTTAATTATGTTTTTTCAAAAAAGAATGATCTATTAATTTCGTAGGAAATAGAAAAAATGAGCGCTGAACAAAGTGGACTTGTTGATGTATATGGTGTTTGGTACCATCCGTGGTGGCATTCAACATATTTTTACTTTTTTATAGGAATTGTGAGCTTTTTGCTTTTATATAAATTGGTTCGTTTCTTTAAAAATTATTTTTATGGTGCTCGCAAAATGACCATTGATCAAGTAGCATTGCAAGATTTGTACAGATTAGAATCACAAACTTATGTTTCTGATGAAGCGATTCACGAAGCATATTTTAAAGTGACGATGATTTTAAAAGTATATTTATCCAAGCGATATTCTATTTCACTTCTTGATAAAACCGATAAAGAAATCGCAGATCAACTTTCTGGCGTTGTTTCACAGCGCTTAGAAGCTACTTTAAAAGAATTTTTTGATCGTTCATTCCAAATTAAATTTGCATACGATTCTGTTTTTGAGCAAATGCTCAGAGACGATATAGAGTTTTCTAAAAAAGTTATTCATGAAACAAGTGCTCACCTGGCACAGGCGGCAAACTCTTGAGTTATTCATTCAATCGGTTAGAACATTTGTATATTCATTGGCCTTTTTGCCCATATAAATGCCATTTTTGCGATTTTGTTGCGATGGCGTCACATGAACAATTTATGAAAGATTATCATCTGGCATTGGTGCAAGAAATTGAGCAATTTAATGAGCTTGCTGGTCAAAAAGTGAAATTAAAAACTATTTATTTTGGTGGTGGAACTCCAAGCACCTATCCAGCAGATCTACTACTTGACACGTTTGCTATACTAAAAAAACATTTTATTTTTGATCAAGACACTGAAGTAACCATCGAGGTAAATCCTGGAACCGTGACTCAAGAATTGTTAATAGCTTGGCATAAGGCTGGGATTAATAGACTGAGCATCGGTGTTCAAAGTTTAAAAGATCAAGTCCTGAGATCATTGAATCGTCATCAAACAGCAGTAGATGTGTATAACGTTTTAGCTGATGCGTCAAAATATTTTGACAATGTTTCTGTTGATTTTATATTGGGGCTTCCTGGTGTAAGTCCTGATGAGTGGAAATCAATGATTCAAGAGGCTATGAATTGGCCGATTAAGCATATTTCTATTTATTTTTTAATGGTGCAAGAAGATACGCCATTATATTTTAAAGTTAAAACTAAAAAAATGACATTGCCGCCAGACGATGAAACAGTTGATTTGTATGAATGGGCTGTCGAAACTTTGCAAGCTCATGGATTTGAAAGATATGAGTTATCAAATTTTGCAAAGCCAGGGTTTGAGTCACGTCATAACACTGCGTACTGGGAAAGAAAAGCGTACAAGGGATTTGGTCTTGGAGCCTGTTCTTTTAATGGAACCGTTCGGTGTCAAAATGGAAAAAATTTGGGAAAATATCTTGCTAAAATGGCAGGAAATGAGTCTCCTATTGATGAAGTTGAGCTTTTGACTCAACAGCAAATATCTTTGGAAAAAATTATGTTAGGTTTGCGTCAGCGTAAAGGATTGCTGATTGCTGATTATATGCTTGATGCAACCGAATCACAAAAGGATCATTTTTTCAAAGGAGTAGTTCAGTTGCAAGAGGCTGGATTGCTACAAGAATCTCAAGGAGTTATCAGACTAACTCCAAAAGGATATGCTCTTGAAAACGAAGTAACTCTTCGTTTATTTTCTGAATCATAGAAATTAAGTTACTAATTATTTGTAGGAAAGGTTTTTGTTATGGCAAAACATGTAGGGGTAAAACTTCCTGAAGAATTGTATGAGTTATTAAAAAAAGGCCAAGTGGTTGGTGTTCTCGCAACATTTTCTGACAAAGGTGTACCGCATACAACTCCAATTCAAGTTATTTATCCAAAGGGATATGAAAGCATTTTGATTTCAATTCATAAGGGTCACCAAGGCTATTTAAATATGGTTTGGCAAAAAAAGGTGATGATCTGTTTTATGGAAGAAGGCAATGTCGCCTACAGTATTTTAGGTCGCGCTGGAGTGGTAAGAGCTCCGTCAATGGTTCATCCATTAATGAACGTTGTTCATATTGATATTATTGATATTAAGTCTGATTGCTCAGTATTAAGCAAGGTTGATTCTGGCGTTCGTTGGAGCTATACTTCATGGGAAGCAGAAGAGCTTTCTGTGGCATTATTTAATGAATTAAAAGAAGTTGCAAAGACTTTGTAACTTAATTTAAAAGGAGTATTTATGAAGTCTTTTTACAGAGTTGTTATAGTTTCTAGCTTAATTGTTATGCTGTACAATCCTCATGCTTGTGGCTCACTAGCAAATCTTTTTGCTAGCCTTGGTGACAAGGCGCCTGCTGCAGATGCTGCTGCAAAAGCAGCAACTCCAGGCATTCCAGCAGAAGAGGCAGCCCCTGCGCCAGAAGCTAAAATGCCAGCTCCAGAAGCAATGCCAGAGACTAAAATGCCAGCTCCAGAAGCAATGCCAGAAGCTAAAATGCCAGCTCCAGAAGCAATGCCAGAGGCAAAAGTAATGCCAATTGCTAAGGTTGGAATGCCAAAAGTAGCGCCTATGCCTACTCCAATTCCCGCACCAGGATCTGCGGTTGTTGCAAAAGTACAATCCTCATCATCTAGTGATTCAGGTGATGAAGATGATGTGGTAGATGTTCATGCAATTACCACAACTGGGCTTGATACGCTCAATGTTGATTCTGCTGGAAATTGGTTAGAGAAAAGAATTTGGTACAAAAAAGGTGAGCAATTATTTGAATCTATTCGTAGTTCTGTTCAAAAAGCTGCAGATCTTCGTATGAAGTTTGTTAACGAAGTTAATAGTGCTGGCAAAAAAATCGATGAGTTTTACGAAACAGTTGGTCTGCAAGAGGGTAAAATTGAAGAACTTTTAAAGGCTGTTTTACAAGATTTAGACCAGGCTGCTAAGTACCGCGGTGGAGATTTGTCAGACTCAGAGCGAGCGCTCAAAACAAAAGTGCAAGCAGAGCAAAAACAAATTGAAGTTGTCGGTAAAGATTTAAAATTAATTGATGATCTAGATGAACAAATAGATAAAACCATGATGAAAGCATTTAAAGAAATTGATTCATGCCGTGGGCTTGAAACAAGAGCTTGGAATAACTTTAAAGATATCGGTAATGAGCTTGATGATAAAAAAGCTCGTGTTTTATACTATGAAATGGATAATTTTAGTAAAAACATTGAACAGAAAATGACTTACTTACAAAGTAATTTGTTGCCATATCTTCAAACAAAATTGGTTGGCAAGGTTGATGAAACGATTACGCAAATTCAAACGAATGTGGCAACGCTTCATACTAAAGGAATAGACCTACAGACATTATTATTAAAAGATGAGCAGGGCGATCTTTTAATAATTAAAAACAGAGTAGGCGAGCAAGAAAAAATAGCAGAAGGTTCTTGGGAGTCTGCGCAAGCATTAAAAGAAAAAGAAGCGCAAGAATTAAAGGCTCAAAAGAAAAAGCAAAAGCAAGAAGCGGAAAATAATATTTGGTATCGTAAGTTGGCATGTAGCGTTTATTGTGGTGCTCAAGTTGTATGGACAAAGGTTTCAGATTGGATAACAATTTTGGTTTGTTGCGTTAAGTGCCTTGTTTGTAAATTCCAAGAATTAATTTGTCGATTGTTTGGGTATTAAAAGTCTTCTTTTTTCGTTGAAAATATCGTTGTTTTTGTTAGAATATCTAACGCATTTGCCGAAGTGGTGAAATTGGTAGACACGCAGCCTTGAGGTGGCTGTGAGAGAAATCTCTTGGGGGTTCAAGTCCCTTCTTCGGCACCAGCTTTCACTAAAGCTTCAGCTGGCACGGCCAGTACTGAATGCCCAAAGTAATAATTGAAGAAATGTGCTTGAAATATAAAGCGAAAGCTGTCCGATGAAGTAAGTGAGTGATAGCGAGACACGAAGTCAGGACGATAAAAATGACTGGCTGTCGCTATCAAAGGCAGTTGAGATATAATTTATATTAGCTACAAAAGAGTTTTTGAAATTAGTATTTTTGAATCGGTATTTTTTAAATCATAGAGTCTGGAGAGAAACTTATGAATCGTTCATTTCAAAAAGCCCTTACATCAGGGTTTTCATTATGGATCTTTTTTGCAATTGCAACTACTGGTTATTTGTATCGATACGGTCAAAAAGATATTCGTTGGGGAATTGATTTGGTTGGTGGTACATATATCACGTTAGAGGTTCAAGAAGATGATGTAACAAAAAATTATTTAAACGACAAAGTTCGTGGATTTGAATCACTTTTAAGGCACAACAATATAGAATTAGATGGAAAACCAGTTATCGGTGGCGATGAACTGGTTTTTAAATTTAATTCAACAATTTCTGCAGGCCAAGCAGAAAGCCTTTTTAGGTCAGAAGAAAAATCACTAAAATATAAAGTTGTTGGCGCAAGCTTAGAAGTATCAATTTCAGAAGCAGTTTTGGCAAGACTTCTAGCTGATGCGGTTGAAGCAAACATTGAAATTCTTCGTAGTCGTTTTTCGAGCTTGAGCGAAATTCACATCAGCAAACAAGGGATTAAACAAATCGTTGTTGAGTTGCCTAATGTGAGTGATCCTCATCAAGCAAAAATGATGATTGGGAAATCAG is from Candidatus Dependentiae bacterium and encodes:
- a CDS encoding sodium/proline symporter — protein: MFNAMLAAFTLYFSLLLGIGVYFYRKYQSHSEFSSGDRSLSYWLTAISAQASDMSDWLFMGFPGLIYAVGLSGIWFALGLIIFMFLTWTFIASELRKQTEQYDSLTLSSFFEKKLQDKTNIIKIISGIFCLYFFTFYIAAGIVGLGRVFEIVFEIPYHTGIFLGLSLSLVYTLLGGRMAVAWSNACQGVFLLACIMLVPLYAVYSKLGGFIQLSNSLQLFGADYFSLWPTGGIIATLLALLTWGPGYFGQPHILVSFMGINDPKNISKARIIGSSWQILVLSSAVLVGIAGKAMLFPALANRELVFIVMVKQLFTPFVAGFILCSVLAATVSTINIQSLICASLISQDLYFPLFNPNGTDAQKMFFTRLAIFIIPVISLLIAWNDSLNVLELVLYAWAGLGSTFGPMVILSLYSTRLTRNGAIAGLLTGGLTAMLWPIGASVPTLVAGYAISMSSALLVSRCK
- a CDS encoding TatD family hydrolase — encoded protein: MLIETHCHMNLMIRNFTENKNFKALSDQELMTCKNIIDDAASRDVTTIINVGTDLNESLLCIEIAKHFENCFATIGLHPNDAQDNWQEIVESFKNLAAQKKELKIVGIGECGIDKHYPGYDLKRQQNLFDAQIQLALEHNLALVIHSRDADIETYEILANYKNEPNFKGTIHCFSSDEIYAQKYIDLGFVLGIGGTLTYPKNEILRNVVRSVPLEKIIFETDAPFLPPQIIRGKQNSPAQIRTVADFVSELKNEPILKVMEVTANATKNLFGL
- a CDS encoding HU family DNA-binding protein, with the protein product MNKTKLIDALSEETTFSKKDIARVLDSVVRIIERCLKKGEKVSITGFGSFWISERSARKGINPATKQKINIPSVTVPKFKAGKNLREVVRKVQF
- the serS gene encoding serine--tRNA ligase; protein product: MVDLAELRKNPEWFTQEILKKDPSFDTASLISLDVEFRQLSIEVESLRKEKNDLAKQASGGISQEVRNRSIEIGKQLKEKELLLTKVEKDFSDAYLACPNIMHERVPVGGKLENKEVRSFGSKAVFDFTPKDHLKLGTDLGWFDFAAAAKVTGSNFAWYKGESVKLMYALTRLMIQNNVKHGFEPMLPPYMVNTKSLEASGQLPKFADGVYKIEGEDLYMIPTSEVSLLNYYRDTIFESNDLPKRLTSWTSCFRREAGTHGASERGLIRIHQFEKVELVSFTKPEDSYQELERMVACGEDILKQLGLHYRVSLLAAQDCSFQASMTYDLEVWMPGQGSYYEVSSASNCTDFQSRRAKIRYRENVGSKTEYAHSLNASSLALPRLMVALMETYQQKDGSIKLPECLLQQGW
- a CDS encoding DUF58 domain-containing protein gives rise to the protein MISPEVAQRVKEFEIHTRRMLSGSKIGSNKSRQKGFGFEFDQLRSYQYGDDVRLIDWKSSARSPDNMFVRQYHEERNRTFMICVDVSMSTNFASGQYLKQDVMKQIAGVLSLAGEQGKDKVGLIFFSDRIEKMIPPSCGQNHTQQLLTELFSYKATGKKTDLNVLFDYVAARVAKRSILFVISDFIADDFTKSLKQVTFDKEVIAISCHDKQETSMANIGLVWMQDSESGELALINTSSKKHGIASGLQQRLQDQKKILQKSGIDILNVQVPDQFMHDLIMFFQKRMIY
- the hemW gene encoding radical SAM family heme chaperone HemW — translated: MYIHWPFCPYKCHFCDFVAMASHEQFMKDYHLALVQEIEQFNELAGQKVKLKTIYFGGGTPSTYPADLLLDTFAILKKHFIFDQDTEVTIEVNPGTVTQELLIAWHKAGINRLSIGVQSLKDQVLRSLNRHQTAVDVYNVLADASKYFDNVSVDFILGLPGVSPDEWKSMIQEAMNWPIKHISIYFLMVQEDTPLYFKVKTKKMTLPPDDETVDLYEWAVETLQAHGFERYELSNFAKPGFESRHNTAYWERKAYKGFGLGACSFNGTVRCQNGKNLGKYLAKMAGNESPIDEVELLTQQQISLEKIMLGLRQRKGLLIADYMLDATESQKDHFFKGVVQLQEAGLLQESQGVIRLTPKGYALENEVTLRLFSES
- a CDS encoding pyridoxamine 5'-phosphate oxidase family protein — protein: MAKHVGVKLPEELYELLKKGQVVGVLATFSDKGVPHTTPIQVIYPKGYESILISIHKGHQGYLNMVWQKKVMICFMEEGNVAYSILGRAGVVRAPSMVHPLMNVVHIDIIDIKSDCSVLSKVDSGVRWSYTSWEAEELSVALFNELKEVAKTL